The nucleotide window TTCGGCAGTGGCCAGCGCGGTGGTCTTCAGCGCCTCGACATCGCCGGCCAGCCCGTACAGCTCTTGCCCGAAGCGCAGGCGAATCCCGCCATTGGGGTTCAGCCCTGTGCGCCGGTTGTCATAGCTGAGGGCATAGCTCAGACCGAAGCTGTCCTGCTTGCCCTCTTCGGCCACCAGGATCGCCGAGGAGCTGTCTGCGTCGATATCGTAAAGCTCTTCCTGGCCGATCTTGAAACCAAGGTTCAGCCTGGTGTTGGGCGCGATCGGAAACTCGATGGACGGCTCGATGCCTGCCAGCTTCATCGAATAGTCGGAGTTGTCATTTTCCGAAATGCGGTAATAGGCGCTGAGGCGCAGCGCCAGATCGCGGTCCATGAAGGCAGGTTCGACGAAGGTGATGCTGGACGAGCCCGTGCTGGACGTGGTGTTCAGCGAGGCGCTGAAGAACTGGCCGCGGCCCAGGAAGTTCTGCTCCGAGAAGCTGAGCGCCAGCCCGACACCGGCATCCACACCGTAGCTGACCCCGAAGGACAGCGAGCCGGTCGGCTGTTCGGTCACGTTCACATCGACGATAACGCGGTCCTGGGCAGAGCCCTGTCGGGTATCGACATCGGTTGCCGAGAAGAAGCCAAGCGCCTTGATCCTAGCAGCAGCCTCGCGGATCTCGCGCGGATTGAAGGGGTCGCCTTCGACCGTCCTGAACTGCCGCCGCACCACCTTGTCGAGCGTGGTGGCGTTGCCCTCGATATCGATTCGCTCCACGAAGACCCGCGGCCCGTTGGCGACGACGAAGTCGATGTCCAGCGTGCGGGTGCGCTCATTGCGGGTGACGCGCGGTTCAATCCGCACGAAGCTCAGGCCCTTTTCAAGCGCCACCGCTTCCATCCGGCTGATGGTATTGTCCACCGCGTTCGGCGAATAGGTTGCGCCCGGGCGTACCTTCACGGCACGGTCGAAGTCGGCGGGGTTCAGCCCCTCCACCTCTGAAACGGTGCGGACCTGCCCGAACTTGAAACTTTGGCCTTCCTGCACATTGTAGGTCAGGAAGAAGGCATCGCGCTCGCGCGAGAATTCCGAGGCGACGCCCAGAACCTGAAAATCCACATAGCCGCGTGAGCGGTAGAAGTCGGTCAGCAGCTGCTTGTCGAACTCGATCCGGTCAGGCGCATAAGTATCCTTGCCGACGAAGATGCGCAGCAGGCCGGCCTGCTTGGTATCCAGCACTTCGCGCAACCGGCGGTCGGAAAACGCACGATTCCCGGTGAAGGACAGCCGCTCGATCTCGGACAGGCGGCCTTCGCTGATCTCAAACACCACATCGACGCTGTTCGCATCGCGGCGGATCACCTTGGGGTTCACCCGTGCCGCCACCCGGCCACCGCCGGCATAGGCCGAGGCAATCGCCGCCGCATCGGCCTCGACCTGCTGGGGCGAGAACACCCGCCGCGGCGTGGTCTTCACAGCGGCCGACAGCTGTTCATCCTTGATCCGGGCATTGCCCTCGAAATCCACCACATTGACAATGGGATATTCGGTCACGCGGATCACCAGCGTGCCGCCCGACGGCACCAGCTCCACGTTCTCGAACTGGCCCGAGGCGATGATGCGCTGATAGGCGTCATTCAGCGCCCCGGCCGAAACGGCCTCGCCGCGCCCGATTCCGGCGTAGGACAGGATCGTGCCATCATCGATGCGGCTGTTGCCTTCGATCTGCACCTGGCTGAAACTGTAGGTCTGCGCCTGGACCGGGGTAAGGGACGCGGTGCACAGCATGGCTACGGACAGCAAAAGCCCCGCCCGCCGCATCGCCGGCCGATATTCCGGGGCGCTGCCGCCGCTGCTCAGCTTGGTCGCCATCGGTCCCTACTCCCGCCGTTTTTCACATTCTCTTCCGAACTGTGACTAGCTGGAATGGGGGGGCTTGTCAAAAGGAGGAACGTGCTCGCCCGGTCGCGCCCGGGCCCGGCGCGGGGTTAGGCGAAAGCCCGCCTGCGCGCCGGTCCAGGCCCCTCCCCACCAACGAAAACAGGCGCGCCCGGGGCGCCCGTCCTCGCGGTCCGGCAGGTTTGGCCGGTGGCCCTGGATCAGGGCATCATCACCGGCAGGCTCATCAGCTTCACGCCGATGGCAGCACCGCCGATCAGGCCCACGAGGATCGCGGCGGGAATCACCAGCCGCTCCCAGTTCAGGTCGATCAGCAGCTCAAGGCTGCGGGCGCTTTTTCCGATCAACTGCATTTTCGGCCTCGGGACATCAAAACACGGGTAACGTCTAACGGGTAACGTCTAACGGGTAACGTCTAATTTACCGGCGGATTGTGGCTGGATTTGGGCAGCGGGCAGGCTGGTCGCGGCCTGCCTGCCACAGGCTCAGCAGAACAGGTCGTTGGTCAGCCCGAAGGCCATCAGTGACAGCACCAGCACCAGCCCCAGCAGCATCAACACCCGCATCACCCCGTCGGGCGGCGGCTTGCCCGCGGCCCATTCCCAAGCGTGGAACACAAGATGCCCGCCATCCAGTACCGGAATCGGGAACAGGTTCATCAGCCCCACCGCCGTGGACAGCACCGCCAGGAACCAGATGAAGTCGGTAAAGCCGGCACTGGCCGCCGCGCCCGAGGTTTCGGCAATACCAAGCGGGCCGCGCAGGTTGCACGACGAGATCGCCCCTGTGACCATATGCGTCAGCGCCGAGAGCGAGGAGGTGATGACGAAGGACACCTGCCCCGCCCCCGCCGACACCGCTTCCAGCGGGCCGACGCTGCGGGTGACCGGCTCGAAGAAGAAGCCGCCACCAATGCCGATCAGGAACCGCGTCTCGAAGCCGCCCTCGCGCAGCGGCAGGTCGGTGCGCTTGGGCGTCAGCGTCACCTCGAACTCCGCCTCGCCCTCGCGCCAGACCCGCAGATCCAGCGGCGCGCCCCCGGCCGCCTTGACGATCCCCTGCAGCTCGGCAAAGCTGCGCACCGGTGCGCCGTCGATGGCCAGGATCACATCGCCCGGGCGCAGCCCCGCCGCCATCGCGGCAGAATCGGGGGAAACGGTATCGACGCGGGCCGGATAGACCGCCGGCCCCTCGACCGTGGCCTCGCCGCCGGCGCGCGCCACCAGATACTGCATCCGCTCCAGCGTCGGCAGTGCATCGGCCACCTCGTGCAGCGCCGGATAATCCGGGGTCGGGCGGCCCTCGATGGCACGGATCTCGTCGCCGCTGCGCAGCCCGCCGATACCGCCCGGCAGCGCATGGGTGGCGCCGACGCTGGGGGTGTCGGTGGCAACGCCCACCGTCATGAAGATCGCCGCGAACAGCGCGATCGACAGGATGAAGTTGAACACTGGCCCCGCTGCAACCGTCGCCGCCCGCGCCCACAGCGGCGCGCCGTGCATGGTGTGGCGCTTCTCTCCCGGCGTCAGCTGCGCCATCGTTTCCTCATCCGCACCGGCCGAGGCGGCATTGGCATCGCCCAGGAACTTGACGTAGCCCCCCAGTGGCAGCGCGGCCACCTGCCAGCGGGTGCCGCGCCGGTCCACCCTGGAATAGATCACCGGCCCGAAGCCGAGGCTGAACACCTCGGCATGGATTCCCGACCAGCGGCCGATGATGTAATGGCCGAATTCATGCACCGTGACGATCACCGACAGCGCAATGACAAAGGCAGCGAGGGTATAAAGAAGGTTTCCGAACGACGGAAGAAGGGTCACAAGATCCAAGAGGTCTGCCTCACATACGCGCCGAGGCGATTACCGCCCCCGCCAATCCTCGCGCCTCGCGGTCCGCGCCCTGCAGGTTATCAAGGCTGATCGTGGCAATTCCAAGCCCCGTTTGGGCTGACATTCGCGCGAGCACCTCTTCCACAACCCCCGCCATCGCCGGGAACGGGATCTGCCCGGCGATGAACCCGTCCAGCGCCGCCTCCTTCGCGGCGTTGAACACCGCGCCGGCCAGCCCGCGGATCGCCATCACCTCGCGCGCAAGGGTCAGCGCCGGATAGCGCGCGGGATCGGGCGCGGCAAAGCTCAGCCTGCCGATCTGTGCCAGGTCGAGCCGCGCCACCGGCAAGTGGCCGCGTTCCGGCCAGTTCAGCGCATAGCCGATGGCATGGCGCATGTCGGGCGCGCCCAGATGCGCCATCAGCGCGCCATCGCGGAAGCCGACCATCGCGTGCACCAGCGATTCGGGATGGACCAGCACCTCGATCATCTCAGGAGGGACGCCGAAATATTCCCGCGTTTCAATGACTTCCAGCGCCTTGTTGAACATGGAGGCGCTGTCGATGGTGATGCGCTGCCCCATCGCCCAGTTGGGATGGGTCGAGGCCTGCGCCACCGTCGCGCCCGCCAGCCGCTCCAGCGGCCAGTCGCGGAAGGCGCCGCCGCTGGCGGTGATGATGATCCGCTCGACCGCGGCGATCTCTTCGCCCGCCAGCGCCTGGAACACCGCCGAATGCTCGCTGTCCACCGGCAGGATCCGCGCGCCATGTGCCTTGGCGGTTTCCATCAGCAGCGGCCCCGCGGTCACGAGGCTCTCCTTGTTGGCCAGCGCCAGCGTGCGGCCGTGGCGCAGTGCCGCAAGCCCCGGTGCGAGGCCCGCAAAGCCGACGATCGCGCTCATCACCCAATCGGCGGGGCGGTCCGCTGCCTCGATCAGTGCCGCCTCACCGGCCGCGGCCTCGACGCCAGAGCCTGCCAGCGCGTCGCGCAGCGCGGGCAGGCAGGCGGGATCTGCCGTCACCGCCACCTCGGCCCGCAGCGCGCGCGCCATCTCGGCCAGCCGCGCCACATTGCGAGCGCCGGTCAGCGCCACGGTGCGGAACGCGTCGGGCCCGCCGGCGCGCATCAGCAGGTCGAAGGTCGATTCGCCGATGGAGCCGGTGGCCCCGAAGATGGAAACGGAACGGGGGATTGGCGTCATGTCAGAACCGCACCACCGGCACATCGACCAGCTGCGCCACCAGCAGCATCAGCAGCGCCGCCCCCAGCAGCCCGTCGAAACGGTCCAGCAGCCCGCCATGCCCCGGGATCAGCCGCGAACTGTCTTTGACCCCCGCGCGCCGCTTGATCGCGCTTTCGGCGATGTCGCCCATCTGCGCGGCCAGCGCCAGCGCGGCGGAGATCCAGGGCAGGTCCGGCCCTGCCGTGGTGAACTGGCCGAAGGCCACCCCGACCAGCGCCGCGCCGACCCAGCCCGCCACCGTGCCCGACCAGGTTTTCTTCGGGCTGATCCGCGGCCAGAATTTCGGCCCGCCAAGGGCCTTGCCGGCGAAATAGCCGGCGATATCGGTCACCACCACCACCGCGACCAGCCAGGCCAGCCACAGCACCCCGTGATCGGCGCGGAACGACACGAGGCCATAGGCCGCCTGCAGCACCGCCAGCGAATAGAGCACGAACAGCAGCCGGCCTTGCATCGGCACCAGCGGCGAGACCAGCGCCGGCAGCAGCAGCAAGAGCCCGCCCCAGCCCCAGCCCCAATAGCCGACGCCGCCACCCTGCCCCGGCCAGACCTGCGCCAGCACCAGCGCGGCCAGCAGCCCCGCCCCCGCCAGAAGCCCCAGGCCGCGGGCGGGCATCGCCCTGCCCGGCGGCGCGGCCAGCATTGCCGCCAGCTCCCACACCATCAGCCCGGCGGCGGCAATCGCCAGCCCGGCAAACCACCAACCGCCGGCCCAGATCAGCACCAGGCCGCCACCGGCCATCACAAGGCCCGAGATCAGCCGCGGGCCAAGATCGGCCCAACGGGCAGACCGGCCTGCGGCGGGCGCAGGCTTCGGCCCGGGCTTTGCGTCCCTGTCGGTCATCTGGTCATGTCCTCCCTGCCCGGCCTGCCTGACGGGCGCGCCTGCGCTGGCTTACCCGCCGGGCCCGCCCCTGCGCAATCCCCGAAGGCCCGGCGCGGCTGCGGCCTATCCGGTCAGCACCCCGCCAAAGCGCCGCTCGCGCGCGCCGAAGCCCCCGACGATCCCGGCCAGCACCTCGGGGGTGAAATCCGGCCACAGCACCGGGGTGAATTCATATTCCGCATAGGCCGCCTGCCAGGGCAGGAAGTTCGAGGTCCGCGTCTCGCCCGAGGTGCGGATCACCAGATCCGGGTCCGGCATTCCCGCCGTATCCAGCCGCGCGGTCAGCGCCGCCTCATTCGCCTCTGCGGGCGCCAGCACGCCGCTGGCAACATCCTCGCACATCCGCCGCGCGGCGCGCAGCAGCTCGTCGCGGCCGCCATAGTTGATCGCCACGGTAAAGTTCACGCGGCGGTTCTCCGCCGTGCGCGCCTCGATCCCGGCCATCAGCTTCTGCAGCTTGGGGTCCAGCCGCTCGCGCGCGCCGATGAAGCGCAGCCGCACGCCCTCGGCCGACATCGCATCGGCCTCGCGTTCGATGTAGCGGGCGAAAATGCCCATCAACCCAAGGACCTCTTCGGTCGAGCGCTTCCAGTTCTCAGTGGAAAAGGCATAGACCGTCAGCCACTCGATGCCCAGATCCGGGCAGGCGCGGACAATCTCCTTCACCCGCTCGGCCCCCTTGCGATGGCCCACCAGCCGCGGCCAGCCGCGATTGGTCGCCCACCGGCCGTTGCCGTCCATGATGATGGCCACATGCCCCGGGCCGCATCCCGATGCCGCCCCTGCCGCCGCCTTGTCATTCACATCCTTGGCGGCCATCGGGCCTAGTCCTCGCTAGGGTTGGAGAGTGTTCGGCGCAGCGGGGGCTCCCGCTGCTCAGACCTGCATGATCTCGGCCTGCTTGGCGTCCAGCGCGCTGTCCACCGCAGCGATGGCCTTGTCGGTCAGCGCCTGCACCTCGGCGGACCAGAACTTCTGGTCATCCTCGCTCATGCCATCGGCCTTGGCCTTCTTGATTTGGTCCATGCCGTCGCGCCGCACGTTGCGCACCGCAACGCGCGCATGTTCGGCATATTGCGCGGCAACGCGGGTCAGGTCGCGGCGGCGTTCCTCGTTCAGTTCGGGAATCGGCAGCATGATGATGGTGCCATTGGTCTGCGGGTTGATGCCGAGCCCGCTTTCGCGGATCGCCTTTTCAACCTTGTTCACCATAGCCTTGTCCCAGATGTTGATCGTGACCATCCGCGGCTCCGGCACGTTCACCGTGCCAAGCTGGTTGATCGGCGTCATCTGGCCATAGGCATCCACCTGGATCGGCTCCACCAGCGAGGCCGAGGCCCGGCCGGTGCGCAGCGAGGAAAATTCTGTCCGCAGCGAGGTCATGGCGCCTTCCATGCGGCGGCTCAGGTCGTCAATGTCGATCTCGATATCGTCGGCCATGTGTCGTGTCTTTCCGTCAGTTTTCCTTGCGCGCCGCTATAACCGAGCCGATCCCCGAAAGATAGGGAGTCATCCTTTCACAAGTGTATACGTGCCCCGCCCCGCCAGGATTCCGCGGAAGCCG belongs to Frigidibacter mobilis and includes:
- the bamA gene encoding outer membrane protein assembly factor BamA, translating into MATKLSSGGSAPEYRPAMRRAGLLLSVAMLCTASLTPVQAQTYSFSQVQIEGNSRIDDGTILSYAGIGRGEAVSAGALNDAYQRIIASGQFENVELVPSGGTLVIRVTEYPIVNVVDFEGNARIKDEQLSAAVKTTPRRVFSPQQVEADAAAIASAYAGGGRVAARVNPKVIRRDANSVDVVFEISEGRLSEIERLSFTGNRAFSDRRLREVLDTKQAGLLRIFVGKDTYAPDRIEFDKQLLTDFYRSRGYVDFQVLGVASEFSRERDAFFLTYNVQEGQSFKFGQVRTVSEVEGLNPADFDRAVKVRPGATYSPNAVDNTISRMEAVALEKGLSFVRIEPRVTRNERTRTLDIDFVVANGPRVFVERIDIEGNATTLDKVVRRQFRTVEGDPFNPREIREAAARIKALGFFSATDVDTRQGSAQDRVIVDVNVTEQPTGSLSFGVSYGVDAGVGLALSFSEQNFLGRGQFFSASLNTTSSTGSSSITFVEPAFMDRDLALRLSAYYRISENDNSDYSMKLAGIEPSIEFPIAPNTRLNLGFKIGQEELYDIDADSSSAILVAEEGKQDSFGLSYALSYDNRRTGLNPNGGIRLRFGQELYGLAGDVEALKTTALATAETKVFNEEWTLRAELEGGAYTALNGTESRVTDRFFAGGMRGFESRGIGPRDLDVENEDPLGGNYYAVARFEAEFPLGIPEEYGITGGLFLDVGSVWGLDTTDGGLSTGCNDLDGDGVCQVDDGISVRAAVGFSVFWTTPIGPLRFNFSKALAKEDYDVEQNFDLTVSTRF
- the rseP gene encoding RIP metalloprotease RseP, coding for MDLVTLLPSFGNLLYTLAAFVIALSVIVTVHEFGHYIIGRWSGIHAEVFSLGFGPVIYSRVDRRGTRWQVAALPLGGYVKFLGDANAASAGADEETMAQLTPGEKRHTMHGAPLWARAATVAAGPVFNFILSIALFAAIFMTVGVATDTPSVGATHALPGGIGGLRSGDEIRAIEGRPTPDYPALHEVADALPTLERMQYLVARAGGEATVEGPAVYPARVDTVSPDSAAMAAGLRPGDVILAIDGAPVRSFAELQGIVKAAGGAPLDLRVWREGEAEFEVTLTPKRTDLPLREGGFETRFLIGIGGGFFFEPVTRSVGPLEAVSAGAGQVSFVITSSLSALTHMVTGAISSCNLRGPLGIAETSGAAASAGFTDFIWFLAVLSTAVGLMNLFPIPVLDGGHLVFHAWEWAAGKPPPDGVMRVLMLLGLVLVLSLMAFGLTNDLFC
- the dxr gene encoding 1-deoxy-D-xylulose-5-phosphate reductoisomerase, with product MTPIPRSVSIFGATGSIGESTFDLLMRAGGPDAFRTVALTGARNVARLAEMARALRAEVAVTADPACLPALRDALAGSGVEAAAGEAALIEAADRPADWVMSAIVGFAGLAPGLAALRHGRTLALANKESLVTAGPLLMETAKAHGARILPVDSEHSAVFQALAGEEIAAVERIIITASGGAFRDWPLERLAGATVAQASTHPNWAMGQRITIDSASMFNKALEVIETREYFGVPPEMIEVLVHPESLVHAMVGFRDGALMAHLGAPDMRHAIGYALNWPERGHLPVARLDLAQIGRLSFAAPDPARYPALTLAREVMAIRGLAGAVFNAAKEAALDGFIAGQIPFPAMAGVVEEVLARMSAQTGLGIATISLDNLQGADREARGLAGAVIASARM
- a CDS encoding phosphatidate cytidylyltransferase, with protein sequence MTDRDAKPGPKPAPAAGRSARWADLGPRLISGLVMAGGGLVLIWAGGWWFAGLAIAAAGLMVWELAAMLAAPPGRAMPARGLGLLAGAGLLAALVLAQVWPGQGGGVGYWGWGWGGLLLLLPALVSPLVPMQGRLLFVLYSLAVLQAAYGLVSFRADHGVLWLAWLVAVVVVTDIAGYFAGKALGGPKFWPRISPKKTWSGTVAGWVGAALVGVAFGQFTTAGPDLPWISAALALAAQMGDIAESAIKRRAGVKDSSRLIPGHGGLLDRFDGLLGAALLMLLVAQLVDVPVVRF
- the frr gene encoding ribosome recycling factor, whose protein sequence is MADDIEIDIDDLSRRMEGAMTSLRTEFSSLRTGRASASLVEPIQVDAYGQMTPINQLGTVNVPEPRMVTINIWDKAMVNKVEKAIRESGLGINPQTNGTIIMLPIPELNEERRRDLTRVAAQYAEHARVAVRNVRRDGMDQIKKAKADGMSEDDQKFWSAEVQALTDKAIAAVDSALDAKQAEIMQV